The following proteins are encoded in a genomic region of Oceanotoga teriensis:
- a CDS encoding sensor domain-containing diguanylate cyclase gives MKDNHNIYLYCIFIIIFIFISIILFTGIIKKTDNIKAVQDEMIDNFLKQEKLILENYEKTTELLSNIIINNLSEEELLNSNRLYLYEKVLPFYDEIKKLGIYSIQFISKEGTSILRMHSLNDYDDNLKSERFGISKSIDNKIFFKGFESGKTFNGYRFIYPIIKNENFYGVLEFGIPLTEISNEFMKQNECFAFFIINKENLKTLTNYKFKLYEKYFSLENFFYDSYTKNYFQTSNLIITVNELNTIIEKNIHEINKDDLSKNYLTKKDKNYYIINLINIKNTQNKNFGYLIIYTDNKLINEMIDRIKLEIFLFIMILISFFAYTSYLIKINSKLRILSIHDELTNIYNRTHFNKIIKKKSEKIFSLIMFDIDFFKAINDTYGHNTGDKVLKELSNLIKNNLRKDDYFFRWGGEEFMILTCIDIEKAFNLAQRLRSIVENHKFNSKIKLTLSFGVSSYNIDEPIEKLLIRVDNALYIAKKNGKNRVEKI, from the coding sequence ATGAAAGATAATCATAACATTTATCTGTATTGTATTTTTATAATAATATTTATATTTATTTCTATAATACTTTTCACAGGAATTATCAAAAAAACGGATAATATAAAAGCCGTTCAAGATGAAATGATAGATAATTTTTTAAAACAAGAAAAATTAATATTAGAAAATTATGAAAAAACAACTGAACTTCTATCGAATATAATAATAAACAATTTATCAGAAGAAGAATTATTAAATTCAAATCGTTTATACTTATATGAAAAAGTACTTCCATTCTATGATGAAATAAAAAAACTGGGAATTTACAGCATACAATTTATATCTAAAGAAGGCACTAGTATATTAAGAATGCACTCTTTAAATGATTATGATGATAATTTAAAATCAGAAAGATTTGGAATAAGTAAATCCATAGACAATAAAATTTTTTTTAAGGGTTTTGAAAGTGGAAAAACCTTTAATGGTTATAGATTTATTTATCCCATAATAAAAAATGAAAATTTTTATGGTGTATTAGAATTTGGTATCCCATTAACAGAAATATCTAATGAATTCATGAAACAAAATGAATGTTTTGCATTTTTTATAATAAATAAAGAAAATTTAAAAACATTGACGAATTATAAATTTAAATTGTATGAAAAATACTTCTCTTTAGAAAACTTTTTCTATGATTCTTATACAAAAAATTACTTTCAAACAAGTAATTTAATAATAACTGTAAATGAATTAAACACAATAATAGAAAAAAATATTCATGAAATAAATAAAGATGATTTATCCAAAAATTATTTAACAAAAAAAGATAAAAATTATTACATAATAAATTTGATAAATATAAAAAATACTCAAAATAAAAATTTTGGATATTTAATAATCTATACAGATAACAAATTGATAAATGAAATGATAGATAGAATCAAATTAGAAATTTTTTTATTTATAATGATTTTAATTTCATTCTTTGCATACACATCATATTTAATAAAAATAAACAGTAAATTGAGAATACTATCTATTCATGATGAATTAACTAATATTTACAATAGAACACATTTTAATAAAATAATAAAAAAGAAATCAGAAAAAATATTTTCTTTAATAATGTTTGATATAGACTTTTTTAAAGCTATAAATGATACTTATGGACATAATACTGGAGATAAAGTATTAAAAGAATTAAGTAATTTAATAAAAAACAATTTGAGAAAAGATGATTATTTCTTCAGATGGGGTGGAGAAGAGTTCATGATTCTCACTTGTATAGACATAGAAAAAGCCTTTAATCTCGCTCAAAGACTTAGATCAATAGTAGAAAATCATAAATTTAATTCT